A window of the Hemitrygon akajei chromosome 22, sHemAka1.3, whole genome shotgun sequence genome harbors these coding sequences:
- the LOC140714616 gene encoding urotensin-2 receptor, translated as MHHNTSENSTAPEVPEPMEELLIASAFGTILSFMCVAGVTGNVYTLVVMCQSMRSAASMYVSIVNLALADLLYLSTIPFIVCTYFAKNWYFGDMGCRILLSLDFLTMHASIFTLTVMCTERYLAVAKPLDTVRRSKGYRKAIAGVVWLVSLLLALPVMSMFKLHESRSENGTIKRTCITTWSLESYSTYLTALFITSIVAPGMIIGYLYTQLARIYMESQKNTLAKSENRQTSTQRVVFMTFSIVLVFWACFLPFWVWQLIRLYSSSLSMSRQTLTCVNYFMTCLTYSNSCINPFLYTLLTKNYKEYLKNRHRHFQRSGSASFRRNASLRRSIRSISSCNHNSSSSEAMGMSQLKGSK; from the coding sequence ATGCATCACAACACCTCGGAGAACAGCACAGCGCCGGAAGTTCCAGAGCCGATGGAGGAGTTACTCATCGCCTCAGCGTTTGGTACCATCTTATCCTTTATGTGTGTGGCCGGGGTGACGGGCAATGTCTACACCCTGGTGGTGATGTGCCAGTCCATGAGATCTGCTGCCTCCATGTACGTCTCCATAGTCAACCTGGCCCTAGCCGACCTTCTCTAcctctccaccatccctttcATCGTTTGCACTTATTTCGCCAAGAACTGGTACTTTGGTGACATGGGCTGTCGGATCTTACTCAGTCTCGACTTCCTGACCATGCACGCCAGCATCTTCACTCTCACTGTGATGTGCACCGAGCGTTACTTGGCCGTGGCCAAACCGCTGGACACGGTCAGGAGATCCAAGGGTTACAGGAAGGCCATCGCCGGGGTGGTGTGGTTGGTGAGCCTGCTCTTGGCCCTCCCTGTGATGAGCATGTTTAAGCTGCATGAAAGCCGGAGCGAGAACGGGACAATCAAGCGGACGTGCATCACAACTTGGAGTCTGGAATCTTATTCCACTTATCTGACTGCACTATTTATCACCAGTATCGTGGCGCCAGGAATGATCATCGGCTATCTGTACACCCAGTTAGCGAGGATCTATATGGAATCCCAGAAGAACACGTTGGCAAAGAGCGAGAACAGGCAAACGTCCACGCAGAGAGTGGTCTTCATGACCTTCAGCATCGTCCTGGTCTTTTGGGCGTGTTTCTTGCCTTTCTGGGTCTGGCAACTCATCCGCCTCTATTCCAGCAGCCTGAGCATGTCACGGCAGACACTAACTTGCGTCAACTATTTCATGACCTGCCTGACCTACAGCAACAGTTGCATTAACCCTTTCCTTTACACGCTACTAACCAAGAACTACAAAGAGTACTTGAAAAATAGGCACAGGCATTTCCAGCGATCGGGATCCGCGTCGTTTAGAAGAAATGCCAGTCTGCGGCGATCGATAAGATCCATCTCCTCCTGTAACCACAACAGCAGCTCCTCCGAGGCAATGGGTATGTCTCAGTTGAAAGGGTCGAAATGA